The proteins below come from a single Rhizobium sp. BT04 genomic window:
- a CDS encoding PAS domain-containing sensor histidine kinase encodes MTQDGVSPAAAGEAVTTVTDRRALFAVPGLVLAGGALLCATVTLFVLLGLTPIAPSSHVVITSVIVNSFFVLTLLALIGREVARLLKARTRGRAAARLHIRIVVLFSIVAITPAILVAIFASITLNAGLDRWFALRTQSIVSSSRNIGQAYMMENASYLQGQTVSMANDLERNRALYSLDRTGFADLMTRQARGRGLLGSFLVERDGSVIVQADIATEKPLPAIPQDALEKAAAGQPTLIPPGVTNLVGAIIKLDAIQGTFLYTVRAVDPKVMGAMRMMEENATEYRSMEANRFSLQVAFAVLYIGFALIVLLAAIWTAIAVADRIVRPIRLLITAADSVASGNMDIVVPVHAVDGDVANLSRTFNKMISEIRTQRDEILEAKDEVDDRRRFIEAVLSGVTAAVIGVEQDRRVAIVNSSAETLMSLSADEMLGKQLVDIAPEVDHVLTEAASRHRGDFRKQIALVRGGTVRTLSVQVTREEVRDMSESYVITLDDITDLVIAQRSTAWGDVARRIAHEIKNPLTPIQLSAERIQRRYGKQIDPNDRTVFDQCTDTIIRQVGDIGRMVDEFSAFARMPKPTKEPSDLRDILRDAIFLREMGNHHVSFAQDFGEQPLEGLFDSRMLGQAFGNLIKNAVEAIEAVPSDERDERKILVRAAFDSGRDRFTVDVIDNGRGLPVENRHSILEPYMTMREKGTGLGLAIVKKIIEEHGGQLELHDAPADFDRGRGAMIRVHLPRLDPTPAAPAANDKESVYGL; translated from the coding sequence ATGACGCAGGATGGGGTATCGCCGGCGGCGGCAGGCGAGGCGGTGACGACGGTGACCGATCGTCGCGCCCTTTTCGCCGTGCCCGGCCTGGTGCTTGCCGGCGGCGCGCTTCTCTGCGCCACGGTGACGCTTTTCGTGCTGCTTGGTCTCACCCCGATCGCGCCGAGTTCGCATGTCGTCATCACCTCGGTGATCGTCAATTCCTTCTTTGTCCTGACGCTGCTGGCGCTGATCGGGCGCGAGGTGGCAAGGCTGCTCAAGGCGCGTACCCGCGGCCGTGCGGCCGCCCGTCTGCACATCCGCATCGTCGTGCTGTTCTCGATCGTCGCGATCACCCCGGCGATCCTCGTCGCCATCTTCGCCAGTATCACGCTGAACGCCGGTCTCGACCGCTGGTTTGCGCTGCGCACCCAGTCGATCGTCAGCTCGTCGCGCAATATCGGCCAGGCCTACATGATGGAGAATGCCAGCTATCTCCAGGGGCAGACAGTCTCCATGGCCAACGATCTGGAGCGCAACCGGGCGCTCTATAGCCTCGACCGGACGGGTTTTGCCGACCTGATGACACGCCAGGCGAGGGGCCGCGGCCTGCTCGGCTCCTTCCTCGTCGAGCGCGACGGCTCGGTGATCGTCCAGGCTGACATCGCCACCGAAAAACCGTTGCCGGCGATCCCGCAGGATGCGCTGGAAAAGGCCGCTGCCGGCCAGCCGACGCTGATCCCGCCCGGCGTTACCAACCTCGTCGGCGCCATCATCAAGCTCGACGCCATCCAGGGCACCTTCCTCTATACGGTGCGCGCCGTCGATCCCAAGGTCATGGGCGCCATGCGGATGATGGAGGAGAACGCCACCGAATACCGGTCGATGGAGGCCAACCGCTTCTCGCTGCAGGTCGCCTTCGCCGTGCTCTACATCGGCTTCGCGCTGATCGTGCTGCTCGCGGCGATCTGGACGGCGATCGCCGTTGCCGACCGCATCGTCCGGCCGATTCGCCTGCTGATCACCGCGGCCGACAGCGTCGCATCGGGCAATATGGATATCGTCGTGCCGGTGCACGCCGTCGATGGCGACGTGGCCAATCTGTCGCGCACCTTCAACAAGATGATCTCTGAGATCCGCACCCAGCGCGACGAGATCCTCGAAGCCAAGGACGAGGTCGACGACCGCCGCCGCTTCATCGAAGCGGTGCTGTCGGGCGTCACTGCCGCCGTCATCGGCGTCGAGCAGGATCGTCGCGTCGCCATCGTCAACAGTTCGGCCGAAACGCTGATGTCGCTATCGGCCGACGAGATGCTCGGCAAGCAGCTGGTCGACATCGCGCCTGAGGTCGATCACGTGCTGACCGAGGCGGCGTCGCGTCATCGCGGCGATTTCCGCAAGCAGATCGCGTTGGTGCGTGGCGGCACTGTGAGGACGCTGAGCGTGCAGGTCACCCGCGAGGAAGTGCGCGATATGAGCGAATCCTATGTGATTACGCTCGACGACATCACCGACCTCGTCATCGCCCAGCGCTCGACCGCCTGGGGCGACGTGGCAAGACGCATCGCCCACGAGATCAAGAACCCGCTGACCCCGATCCAGCTTTCCGCCGAGCGCATCCAGCGGCGTTACGGCAAGCAGATCGACCCGAATGACCGGACCGTCTTCGACCAATGCACCGATACGATCATCCGCCAAGTCGGCGATATCGGCCGCATGGTCGACGAATTCTCCGCCTTCGCCCGCATGCCGAAGCCGACCAAGGAGCCGAGCGACTTGCGCGACATCCTGCGCGACGCGATCTTCCTGCGCGAGATGGGCAATCATCATGTCAGCTTTGCGCAGGATTTCGGCGAGCAGCCGCTGGAGGGCCTGTTCGATAGCCGCATGCTCGGCCAGGCTTTCGGAAATCTGATCAAGAATGCCGTGGAAGCGATCGAAGCCGTTCCGAGCGACGAACGGGACGAACGCAAGATTCTCGTTCGCGCCGCCTTCGATTCCGGCCGCGACCGGTTCACCGTCGATGTCATCGACAATGGCCGTGGCCTGCCGGTGGAGAACCGCCACAGCATTCTGGAACCCTATATGACGATGCGCGAGAAGGGCACCGGCCTTGGCCTCGCCATCGTCAAGAAAATCATCGAGGAACATGGCGGGCAGCTCGAACTGCACGATGCGCCCGCCGATTTTGACCGGGGAAGAGGGGCCATGATCCGCGTGCATCTGCCACGCCTGGATCCGACACCCGCTGCTCCCGCAGCCAATGACAAGGAAAGCGTTTATGGCCTCTGA
- a CDS encoding sigma-54 dependent transcriptional regulator gives MASDILVVDDEHDIREIVSGILSDEGHETRTAHDSDSALAAISDRVPRLIFLDIWMQGSKLDGLSLLDEIRTRHPDLPVVMISGHGNIETAVSAIKRGAFDFIEKPFKADRLILIAERALENSKLKREVSELKRRTGDALELIGTSVAVSQLRQTIEKVSPTNSRIMILGASGSGKELVARMIHKKSARANGPFVAINAANITPDRMEVALFGTEGTPGQARKIGALEEAHRGILYLDEVGEMPRETQNKILRVLVDQQFERVGGSKRVKVDVRIISSTAYNLESRITEGWFREDLYHRLAVVPVRVPALAERREDIPFLVDQLMRQISEQAGIRPRRIGDDAMAVLQAHDWPGNIRQLRNNIERLMILARTDGPDAPITADMLPTDLGDMLPKVSAKNDYHIMTLPLREAREMFEKDYLIAQINRFGGNISRTAEFVGMERSALHRKLKSLGV, from the coding sequence ATGGCCTCTGATATTCTCGTCGTCGACGACGAGCACGATATTCGCGAGATCGTTTCCGGCATTCTCTCGGACGAGGGCCACGAAACGCGCACGGCCCACGACAGCGACAGTGCGCTGGCGGCGATATCCGACCGCGTGCCGCGGCTGATCTTCCTCGATATCTGGATGCAGGGCAGCAAGCTCGATGGTCTGTCGCTGCTCGACGAGATCCGGACCCGCCATCCGGATCTGCCCGTGGTGATGATATCAGGCCATGGCAACATCGAGACCGCCGTCTCGGCGATCAAGCGCGGCGCCTTCGATTTCATCGAGAAGCCTTTCAAGGCCGACCGGTTGATCCTGATCGCCGAGCGGGCGCTGGAAAATTCCAAGCTGAAGCGCGAGGTCTCCGAGCTGAAGCGCCGCACCGGCGACGCGCTGGAGCTGATCGGCACCTCGGTCGCCGTTTCGCAGCTGCGCCAGACGATTGAGAAGGTCTCGCCGACCAACAGCCGCATCATGATCCTCGGCGCATCCGGCTCCGGCAAGGAGCTGGTGGCGCGGATGATCCACAAGAAGTCGGCCCGTGCCAACGGCCCCTTCGTGGCGATCAACGCTGCCAATATCACGCCCGATCGCATGGAGGTGGCGCTGTTCGGCACCGAGGGGACGCCCGGTCAGGCGCGCAAGATCGGCGCGCTTGAGGAAGCCCATCGCGGCATCCTCTATCTCGACGAAGTCGGCGAGATGCCGCGCGAGACGCAGAACAAGATCCTGCGGGTGCTGGTCGATCAGCAGTTCGAGCGCGTCGGCGGCTCCAAGCGCGTCAAGGTCGATGTCCGTATCATCTCCTCGACCGCCTATAATCTTGAGAGCCGCATCACCGAGGGCTGGTTCCGCGAGGATCTCTATCATCGCCTCGCCGTCGTGCCGGTGCGGGTGCCGGCACTTGCCGAGCGGCGCGAGGACATTCCCTTCCTCGTCGACCAACTGATGCGCCAGATATCAGAGCAGGCCGGCATCCGTCCGCGCCGCATCGGCGACGACGCCATGGCCGTGCTGCAGGCGCATGATTGGCCGGGCAACATCCGCCAGTTGCGCAACAATATCGAACGGCTGATGATCCTTGCCCGCACCGACGGGCCGGATGCGCCGATCACTGCCGACATGCTGCCGACCGATCTCGGCGACATGCTGCCGAAAGTTTCCGCCAAGAACGATTATCACATCATGACGCTTCCGCTGCGCGAAGCCCGCGAGATGTTCGAGAAGGACTATCTGATCGCCCAGATCAACCGCTTCGGCGGCAATATCTCGCGCACCGCCGAATTCGTCGGCATGGAGCGCTCGGCGCTGCACCGCAAGCTGAAGTCGCTCGGCGTCTGA
- a CDS encoding D-amino-acid transaminase codes for MPRIAYVNGRYVKHSDASVHIEDRGYQFADGVYEVCEVRHGYIVDLTRHLNRLDRSLGELSIGWPMGRAALTQVIRETLRRNHVRNGLFYMQVTRGVARRDHVFPAEGTPPSLVITAKSTDPKIIAAKNANGIKAITVTDNRWDRVDIKSVGLLPNALARQQAKEAGAQEAIYVDGDGMVKEGAATNVWIVDSNGTLVTRPAEHGILRGITRTTLIDVAAKLGLPIAERNFSVSEMLAAREVFLTAATSICFPVVSVDGQTIANGHPGSLSQKVREAFFDVAEKIAI; via the coding sequence ATGCCGAGAATTGCCTATGTGAATGGCCGTTACGTCAAACATTCCGATGCCAGCGTGCATATCGAGGATCGCGGTTATCAATTTGCCGACGGCGTTTATGAGGTCTGCGAGGTGCGCCATGGCTATATCGTCGATCTCACCCGCCATCTGAACCGTCTCGACCGTTCGCTCGGTGAACTCAGCATCGGCTGGCCGATGGGCCGGGCGGCGCTGACCCAGGTCATTCGCGAGACGCTGCGCCGCAACCATGTCCGCAACGGGCTTTTTTATATGCAGGTGACGCGCGGCGTGGCGCGGCGCGATCATGTCTTCCCGGCCGAGGGAACGCCGCCTTCGCTTGTCATCACCGCCAAGAGCACCGATCCCAAAATCATCGCCGCCAAGAATGCCAACGGCATCAAGGCAATCACAGTGACCGACAACCGCTGGGACCGCGTCGACATCAAATCCGTCGGCCTGCTGCCGAATGCCTTGGCTCGCCAGCAGGCCAAGGAGGCCGGCGCCCAGGAGGCGATCTATGTCGATGGCGACGGCATGGTGAAGGAGGGGGCGGCGACCAATGTCTGGATCGTCGATTCGAATGGAACGCTGGTGACGCGGCCGGCCGAACACGGCATTCTGCGCGGCATAACCCGCACCACCTTGATCGACGTCGCGGCCAAGCTCGGATTGCCGATCGCCGAGCGGAATTTCTCCGTTTCAGAAATGCTCGCGGCCCGCGAGGTCTTCCTCACCGCAGCCACAAGTATTTGTTTTCCGGTCGTTTCCGTCGATGGCCAGACCATTGCCAACGGTCATCCCGGCAGCCTCTCGCAGAAAGTCCGCGAGGCTTTTTTCGACGTTGCGGAAAAGATTGCGATTTGA
- the hfq gene encoding RNA chaperone Hfq produces the protein MAERSQNLQDLFLNTVRKQKISLTIFLINGVKLTGVVTSFDNFCVLLRRDGHSQLVYKHAISTIMPGQPMQMFESEEAAS, from the coding sequence ATGGCGGAACGTTCTCAGAATCTGCAGGACTTATTTCTCAATACTGTTCGCAAGCAAAAGATTTCCCTGACAATCTTTTTGATCAACGGCGTGAAACTCACGGGCGTTGTTACGTCTTTCGACAATTTCTGTGTTCTTCTTCGCCGTGACGGCCATTCGCAGCTCGTGTATAAACATGCGATCTCGACGATCATGCCGGGCCAGCCCATGCAGATGTTCGAGAGCGAAGAAGCAGCGTCCTAA
- the hflX gene encoding GTPase HflX: protein MRATVVVPVLKSRSRGGQSESASTRTPESRLEEATGLAQAIDLDVVNGSIVPVNDPRPATLLGTGKIEEIKALLDERDSGLVIVDHPLTPVQQRNLEKEWNAKVIDRTGLILEIFGRRASTKEGTLQVDLAHLNYQKGRLVRSWTHLERQRGGGGFMGGPGETQIEADRRLLQDRIIKLERELEQVVRTRQLHRAKRRKVPHPIVALVGYTNAGKSTLFNRITGAGVLAEDMLFATLDPTLRRMKLPHGRTVILSDTVGFISDLPTHLVAAFRATLEEVLEADLILHVRDMSDPDNQAQSSDVMRILNDLGIDEAESAKRLIEVWNKIDRLEPEVHDTMVQKSSGASNVVAVSAVSGEGVGTLMDEISRRLSGVMTEATIRLPVDKLALLPWLYDHAIVDGREDNEDGTITLDLRLSETEATELERRIGNGPKSGKEDWER from the coding sequence ATGCGCGCGACTGTCGTCGTGCCGGTTCTGAAATCGCGCAGTCGCGGCGGCCAGAGTGAATCGGCCTCGACCCGCACGCCGGAAAGCCGTCTCGAGGAGGCGACGGGCCTGGCCCAGGCGATCGACCTCGATGTCGTCAATGGCTCGATCGTGCCGGTCAATGATCCGAGACCGGCGACGCTGCTCGGCACAGGCAAGATCGAGGAGATCAAGGCGCTGCTCGATGAGCGCGATTCCGGTCTCGTCATCGTCGATCATCCGTTGACGCCGGTGCAACAGCGCAACCTCGAAAAGGAATGGAACGCCAAGGTCATCGACCGGACGGGCCTCATCCTCGAAATCTTCGGCCGCCGCGCCTCCACCAAGGAAGGCACGCTGCAGGTCGATCTCGCCCATCTGAACTACCAGAAGGGCCGACTGGTGCGAAGCTGGACCCACCTTGAACGCCAGCGCGGCGGCGGCGGCTTCATGGGCGGCCCCGGCGAAACCCAGATCGAAGCCGACCGGCGGCTCTTGCAGGACCGCATCATCAAGCTCGAACGCGAGCTGGAGCAGGTCGTGCGCACCCGCCAGCTCCACCGCGCCAAGCGCCGTAAGGTGCCGCATCCGATCGTGGCGCTCGTCGGTTATACCAATGCCGGCAAGTCGACGCTGTTCAACCGCATCACCGGCGCCGGCGTGCTGGCCGAGGACATGCTCTTTGCCACGCTCGACCCGACGCTGCGGCGCATGAAGCTGCCGCACGGCCGCACCGTCATCCTGTCCGACACCGTCGGCTTCATCTCCGACCTGCCGACCCATCTCGTCGCCGCCTTCCGGGCAACGCTCGAAGAGGTGCTGGAAGCCGATCTCATCCTGCATGTCCGCGACATGTCAGATCCCGACAACCAGGCGCAGAGCTCCGACGTCATGCGCATCCTGAACGACCTCGGCATTGACGAGGCCGAGTCCGCCAAGCGGCTGATCGAGGTCTGGAACAAGATCGACCGGCTGGAGCCCGAAGTACACGACACCATGGTGCAGAAATCATCAGGCGCCAGCAACGTGGTGGCGGTGTCTGCCGTCAGCGGCGAGGGCGTCGGCACGCTGATGGACGAGATCAGCCGCCGCCTCTCAGGCGTGATGACCGAAGCAACGATCCGCCTTCCCGTCGACAAGCTGGCGCTGCTGCCCTGGCTTTACGACCACGCGATCGTCGACGGCCGCGAGGATAATGAGGACGGCACGATCACGCTCGATCTGCGGCTGTCCGAGACCGAGGCGACCGAACTCGAACGCCGCATCGGCAACGGGCCGAAGTCTGGTAAGGAAGATTGGGAGCGGTAA
- the mazG gene encoding nucleoside triphosphate pyrophosphohydrolase, protein MEPSKDISRLIEIMAALRHPETGCPWDIEQNFETIKPYTIEEAYEVSDAIERGDMDDLCDELGDLLLQVVFHARMAEEAGEFSFGDVVNAITTKMIRRHPHVFARSAADTPDAVKIQWDEIKQAEKRERAERRARRGISEDFKSGFLGSVQRSFPALTEALKLQERAAKVGFDWSAPEPILDKIEEEIGELRAALREGDRAKVSDELGDLIFAVVNIGRHVKADPEQAVRGTNTKFRRRFSHIENVLEAEGETLEDATLERMEEIWQAAKAIERAIVVGAE, encoded by the coding sequence ATGGAACCTTCCAAAGATATTTCACGGCTGATCGAGATCATGGCGGCGCTGCGCCATCCCGAAACCGGCTGCCCCTGGGACATCGAGCAGAACTTCGAGACGATCAAGCCCTATACGATCGAGGAGGCTTATGAGGTCTCCGATGCGATCGAGCGCGGCGATATGGACGATCTCTGCGACGAACTCGGCGACCTCCTGCTGCAGGTGGTCTTCCATGCCCGCATGGCGGAGGAGGCCGGGGAATTTTCCTTCGGCGACGTGGTCAACGCCATCACCACCAAGATGATCCGCCGCCACCCGCACGTCTTTGCCCGCTCGGCGGCGGACACGCCCGACGCGGTGAAGATCCAGTGGGACGAGATCAAGCAGGCGGAAAAACGCGAGCGCGCCGAGCGCCGGGCAAGGCGCGGCATCAGCGAGGATTTCAAGAGCGGTTTCCTCGGCTCGGTGCAGCGCAGTTTCCCGGCTCTGACGGAAGCGCTGAAGCTGCAGGAACGCGCCGCCAAGGTCGGCTTCGACTGGTCGGCCCCCGAACCGATCCTCGACAAGATCGAGGAGGAGATCGGCGAATTGCGGGCCGCACTTCGGGAAGGCGATCGGGCGAAGGTCAGCGACGAACTCGGCGACCTGATCTTCGCGGTCGTCAATATCGGCCGGCATGTGAAGGCGGATCCGGAACAGGCAGTGCGCGGGACGAATACGAAATTCAGGCGTCGGTTCAGCCATATAGAGAACGTTCTTGAAGCGGAAGGTGAGACGCTGGAAGACGCGACGCTGGAACGGATGGAAGAAATCTGGCAGGCGGCCAAGGCGATCGAGCGGGCGATCGTGGTTGGGGCGGAGTGA
- a CDS encoding deaminase, whose amino-acid sequence MPDKTIASRLLAVMEEDILPLTEHGVSLGNKVFGAAILRKSDLSLVVAETNNELENPLWHGEVHTLKRFYELGDKPATKDLIFLSTHEPCTMCMSAITWAGFDNFYYFFSHEDSRDAFAIPHDLKILKEVFGLEPGGYRRQNAFWNSFAIADLVETEEASLKTALKAQTARIKARYDALSSSYQSSKSANDIPLN is encoded by the coding sequence ATGCCTGACAAGACCATCGCCTCCCGCCTGCTTGCGGTCATGGAAGAGGATATCCTGCCGTTGACCGAGCACGGGGTTTCGCTCGGCAATAAGGTGTTCGGGGCGGCAATCCTGCGCAAATCCGATCTGTCACTCGTCGTCGCCGAGACCAACAACGAACTCGAGAACCCGCTCTGGCATGGCGAGGTGCATACGCTGAAGCGCTTCTACGAGCTTGGCGACAAGCCGGCGACCAAAGACCTGATCTTCCTGTCGACGCACGAACCCTGCACCATGTGCATGTCGGCGATCACCTGGGCAGGCTTCGACAATTTCTACTATTTCTTCAGCCATGAGGATTCCCGCGATGCCTTCGCCATTCCGCACGACCTGAAGATCCTGAAGGAGGTCTTTGGGCTTGAACCCGGCGGCTATCGCAGGCAAAACGCCTTCTGGAACAGCTTTGCCATCGCCGATCTCGTCGAGACCGAAGAGGCTTCTCTGAAGACCGCGCTGAAGGCGCAGACCGCCCGCATCAAGGCACGCTACGATGCGCTGTCGTCCAGTTACCAGTCGTCGAAGAGCGCCAACGATATTCCTCTTAACTGA
- the cysG gene encoding siroheme synthase CysG — protein MPSRSEQLSVFPAFFRVEGQKTAVFGNGDEAFAKVRLLLNTRARIVAYADRPEADYHAFLIANRIETVRTAFSAEQVEGAALVFAATGDDADDRDIVDAARTARIPANAVDQPDYCDFFTPALVNRAPVAVAIGTEGAGPVLAQMIRAQIDQLLSPSLGRLAALATSYRKAVEQMVPRGVSRRVFWRRFFSGAVADAVANGNLTQAQHAADRLLQAVDKVAGHVWLVGAGPGAEDLLTLRAQRVMMEADVIVYDALVPQAIVDMGRRDAERLSVGKRKGCHSKSQEEINDLLVDLGRQGKRVVRLKSGDPLVYGRAGEEMAALRAAGITYEVVPGITSAFAAAADFELPLTLRGVASSLVFTTGHDLTGDVLPDWASLAVSGATIAVYMGRTVAASVAERLMQAGIPAETTVAVIENASRAERRLLHGTLADLPDLQHRDELTGPVMVIIGDAVAGANFELSEPLVRANARLEELARS, from the coding sequence ATGCCTTCCAGGAGTGAACAGCTTTCGGTATTTCCCGCCTTCTTTCGCGTGGAAGGCCAGAAGACGGCTGTCTTCGGCAATGGCGACGAAGCTTTCGCCAAGGTGCGGTTGCTGCTCAACACGCGGGCGCGGATCGTCGCCTATGCCGACCGGCCGGAAGCCGATTATCATGCCTTCCTGATCGCCAACCGCATCGAGACCGTGCGCACTGCCTTCTCCGCAGAGCAGGTCGAGGGGGCGGCACTCGTCTTCGCCGCCACCGGCGATGACGCCGACGACCGCGATATCGTCGATGCCGCCCGTACTGCCAGAATTCCGGCCAATGCCGTCGATCAGCCCGACTACTGCGATTTCTTCACACCGGCGCTGGTCAATCGCGCGCCTGTCGCCGTTGCGATCGGCACCGAAGGGGCAGGGCCGGTTCTGGCGCAGATGATCCGTGCGCAGATCGATCAGCTGCTTTCGCCTTCGCTCGGCCGCCTTGCCGCGCTGGCGACAAGCTACCGCAAGGCGGTCGAACAGATGGTGCCGCGCGGCGTTTCCCGCCGCGTCTTCTGGCGCCGCTTCTTTTCCGGTGCCGTTGCCGATGCGGTCGCCAACGGCAACCTGACGCAGGCCCAGCATGCCGCCGACCGGCTGTTGCAGGCGGTCGACAAGGTCGCCGGCCACGTCTGGCTGGTCGGTGCCGGTCCGGGTGCCGAGGATCTGCTGACGCTGCGCGCTCAGCGCGTGATGATGGAAGCTGACGTCATCGTCTATGACGCGCTGGTGCCGCAGGCGATCGTCGATATGGGCCGCCGCGATGCCGAGCGGCTTTCGGTCGGCAAGCGCAAGGGCTGTCATTCGAAGTCGCAGGAAGAAATCAACGACCTGCTGGTCGATCTCGGCCGCCAGGGCAAGCGCGTCGTCCGCCTGAAGTCAGGCGATCCCCTGGTTTATGGCCGGGCAGGGGAAGAGATGGCGGCACTGCGTGCTGCCGGCATCACCTATGAGGTCGTGCCTGGCATCACCTCGGCTTTCGCCGCCGCTGCCGATTTCGAGCTGCCGCTGACGCTGCGCGGCGTTGCCTCCTCGCTGGTCTTCACGACAGGCCATGATCTCACCGGCGACGTGCTGCCCGACTGGGCAAGCCTTGCGGTGTCGGGTGCGACGATCGCCGTCTATATGGGCCGCACCGTCGCCGCCTCCGTCGCCGAACGGCTGATGCAGGCGGGCATTCCGGCCGAAACCACCGTCGCCGTCATCGAGAATGCCAGCCGCGCCGAGCGCCGCCTGCTGCATGGTACGCTCGCCGATCTGCCCGATCTGCAGCATCGCGACGAGTTGACCGGCCCGGTCATGGTCATTATCGGCGATGCGGTCGCCGGTGCCAATTTCGAACTGTCCGAGCCGCTGGTGCGTGCGAACGCCCGGCTCGAGGAACTTGCAAGGAGCTGA
- a CDS encoding DUF2849 domain-containing protein has product MGDKVLTANRLTDGIAVWLDANGKWSTSLQEALVARHNEAVEALEAIGKKSYADNEVVDVAVVDVQETDGILWPLRLRERIRAQGPTMEYAPGYAPADPEFIAV; this is encoded by the coding sequence ATGGGTGACAAGGTTCTGACGGCCAACCGGCTGACGGATGGCATTGCCGTCTGGCTGGATGCGAACGGGAAGTGGTCCACCTCGCTGCAGGAGGCGCTTGTCGCCCGTCACAACGAAGCGGTTGAAGCGCTGGAGGCGATCGGCAAGAAATCATACGCCGACAACGAGGTGGTTGACGTCGCCGTCGTCGACGTTCAGGAAACCGACGGCATTTTATGGCCGCTGCGCCTTCGCGAGCGCATCCGCGCCCAGGGCCCGACCATGGAATATGCCCCGGGCTACGCTCCGGCCGATCCCGAATTCATTGCAGTCTGA